Proteins found in one Hevea brasiliensis isolate MT/VB/25A 57/8 chromosome 18, ASM3005281v1, whole genome shotgun sequence genomic segment:
- the LOC110640113 gene encoding protein S40-5, which translates to MAKGRRLTTSRSERLLGSFAYSNGQETNVNDLSELGEEDVWSMVDDEAHRNDQINNNSQEDWISRADVESNGNMSIRSRRRIPRDRGDHHVGGLSLAFEDSSGKTASSRIVHQFRGHDSVAPEASSPRHMATSAPVNVPDWSQILRVDSVESLHDSDEGYDDRDSEMVPPHEYLAREYAHSRKMGGASVFEGVGRTLKGRDMRRVRDAVWSQTGFDG; encoded by the coding sequence ATGGCCAAAGGAAGGAGGCTAACGACGAGTCGTAGTGAAAGGCTGTTGGGAAGCTTTGCTTACAGTAATGGCCAAGAAACCAACGTCAACGACTTGTCGGAGCTAGGCGAGGAAGATGTGTGGTCGATGGTTGATGATGAGGCGCACCGGAATGACCAGATTAACAATAATTCTCAGGAAGACTGGATTTCACGCGCCGATGTTGAGAGTAATGGGAATATGTCTATAAGGAGCCGCCGCCGAATCCCCCGAGACCGAGGTGACCACCACGTGGGAGGGTTATCTTTGGCCTTCGAAGATTCTTCGGGCAAGACGGCTTCGTCGAGAATCGTGCACCAGTTCCGTGGACATGACAGCGTGGCACCAGAAGCATCATCTCCTCGTCACATGGCCACGTCAGCTCCTGTGAACGTGCCGGACTGGAGCCAGATCCTCAGGGTCGACTCGGTTGAGTCATTGCATGACTCGGATGAGGGCTACGATGACCGTGATTCGGAGATGGTCCCCCCACACGAGTACCTGGCGCGTGAGTACGCTCACAGTAGGAAAATGGGTGGCGCCTCTGTCTTCGAGGGAGTTGGAAGGACTCTGAAGGGCCGTGACATGAGGCGCGTGCGCGATGCAGTGTGGAGCCAAACAGGGTTTGATGGTTAA